A segment of the Streptomyces pactum genome:
ACTGGACCGGGTCGCCGTCCTCGACCGGGGCCGGGTGATCGCCTGCGACACGCCCTCCGGACTCAAGGAGAAGGTCGCCGGAGAGGTCCGCGTCGACCTGGTGTGGCGCGAGACGGCCCCGCTGCACGTTCCCGAGGTCGCCGCCCTGCGCGACCGCGCCGCCGAGTCGGGGCGCCGCTGGACGCTGCGGCTCGCTCCCGAGGAGGCCCGCGCCGTCGTCGCCACCGTCACCGGCGGCGCCGCCTTCGCCGCCCTGGACGACTTCACCCTCGCCACGCCGAGCCTGGAGGACGTGTACCTGGCGCTGGGCGGCGCCGCGCGACAGGGACTGGTGAGGGCTTGAGCACCAGAACGGTGAGTACACCGGCCGCCGTATCCGTACCCGTCAGGGCGACCGCTTCGAAGGACCCCACCCGAAACTTCGAAGGACCCAACGAAGGGGAGCACCGCGACGTGAGTGTCGTACCCGCCGATGTCCTGCCGGGCGGTGCCCTGGCCGCCGAGGAGCAGGGCGCAGCCGGCGCGGCCGAGCTCGGGCCCAAGGCGCGGCTGTGGCCCTCCCTGGTGGCCGTGTACCGGGCGCAGCTCTCCCGGGCGCGGGTCGCGCGCATCCCGCTGCTGTTCGTGGCCACCTTCCAGTCGATCGGCATCATGATCCTGATGCGCGGGGTCGTGGACGGCGGCGGCGAGGCGCAGGCCGTGGTCGCCGGGTCCGCGGTGCTCGTGGTCGCCTTCGTCGCGCTCAACCTCCTCGCCCAGTACTTCGGCCAGCTCCGCGCCAGCGGCGGGCTCGACCACTACGCGACGCTGCCGGTGCCCCCGGCCGCGGTCGTGCTGGGCGCGGCGGGCGCGTACGCGTCGTTCACCGTGCCGGGGACCGTGGTGACGGCGGTGTTCGGGTGTCTGCTGTTCGGGCTGCCGATGACGCATCTGTGGGTGCTGGTGGCCGTGATCCCGCTGGCCGGCGCCGCGCTCGCCGGGCTGGGGGCGGCGCTGGGCCTGCTCGCGCCCCGGCCCGAGTTCGCCACGTTGCTCGGCCAGCTCGGCATGTCGGCGGCGCTGCTGCTGGGCGTGCTGCCCGCCGAGCGGATGCCGGAGGTGGTCCGCCTGGCGCGGGACCTGCTGCCCTCCACGTACGGCGTCGAGGCGTTCGCGCGCACGTTCGGTCGGCAGCCCGACTGGGCCTTCGTCCTCGGCGATCTCGCGGTGTGCGCCGTGGTCGGAGTGATCTCGCTGGCCGTCGCCACCTGGGCGTACCGCCGGGCCGCCGTCCGGTGACGCGCCACACAGGCGGGTTTGGCACGATGGCAGGGTGACCGCGCCTCTGACTCCGCCACCGCCACCGAACGAACGCTCGTCGTACCAGGGCGGGCCGGTGCCTCCGCCCGTCGGCGCGCACGCCGTGGGTGCCGCGCCCGGCGCCCCGCACGACCACCACGGCGAACAGGACGGCCCCGGGATGTTGACCGAAGTGCGTCAGGCCGCCGTGACCGTCGTGGCGTTGGCGCTCTCCGGTGTGCTGCTGGGTGTGCTGTGGTGGAAGCTGGCACCGAGCGTGCCGCTGGTCGGCGATCTGGTCGACGACAGGTGGATCGTCTACCTCAAGGAGTCCGAGAGCGAGGACACGGTCGGCGTCGACGGCACGTTCACGCTGCTCGCGTTGGCGTTCGGGGCGCTCAGCGCCCTGGTCGTCTTCCTGCTGCGGCGGCGCGGGGGCGTGCCGCTGGTGGTGGCGCTGGGCGTCGGCGGGCTGCTCGGGTCGCTGCTGGCGTGGCGGGTGGGCGTGTGGCTGGGGCCCGCGCAGGACGTGATCGCCCACGCGAAGGACGTCGGCAAGGGAGTGACGTTCTCCGCGCCGCTGAAGCTGAGCGCCAAGGGGGCGCTGCTGGCGTGGTCGGTGGCGGCGCTGGTGGTCCACCTGGGGCTGACGGGGCTGTTCGGGCCCCGGGATCCGGAGCCCGATCCGTGGCCGGGACCCCAGCGGTATCCGGCGGGGCCGTACGGGGAGAAGTCGGCGTAGGCCCCGACCTGATCCGAACGACGACCCTGGGCGGGGCGGCGGTCATGGTCGGCCCTGCCCTTTCGGGTGCGCCACCCGCGCTCGCGGGTTCTCTCGGACATGTCCTGCCTGATCGGCCGAGAACGGCGCGTTCGTCGAGGGGTCAAGCGCGGCCGACGGGCGCCAGGGTGGCGTCGGTCAGCTTGGCCAGATCGTCGGGGGAGACTTCGACCTCCAGGCCGCGGCGGCCCGCCGACACGCAGATCGTGGCGTGGCCCGGGGCGGACGCGTCCAGGACCGTCGGGAGCCTCTTGCGCTGGCCCAGGGGGGAGATGCCGCCCCGCACGTAGCCCGTGGTGCGC
Coding sequences within it:
- a CDS encoding ABC transporter permease, whose translation is MSVVPADVLPGGALAAEEQGAAGAAELGPKARLWPSLVAVYRAQLSRARVARIPLLFVATFQSIGIMILMRGVVDGGGEAQAVVAGSAVLVVAFVALNLLAQYFGQLRASGGLDHYATLPVPPAAVVLGAAGAYASFTVPGTVVTAVFGCLLFGLPMTHLWVLVAVIPLAGAALAGLGAALGLLAPRPEFATLLGQLGMSAALLLGVLPAERMPEVVRLARDLLPSTYGVEAFARTFGRQPDWAFVLGDLAVCAVVGVISLAVATWAYRRAAVR